One segment of Mycoplasmopsis glycophila DNA contains the following:
- a CDS encoding CNNM domain-containing protein: protein MTLPVKIILIVVLVLLFLLSSIYSGSETAYSTLSPAKLHDMQENKSRFAHLIAKQSKRYNQILSTILIGNNLVNVSSATLMSLLLNYTALSDTQATIISTAIVTPLLVLFGEIVPKLVAKSYPVAFLKTFCIFIEINYWLFFVLTFPISKLSRKVYETNSEEDIKSFLKIAQNEGVLETSESILAQNALNLDSTKVISHYVKLKDVQTIDYKSTVKDALRIFKETNYSRLPVIKEDTLIGVILIKDIFDANHKDRIIDYLKNVPFISANSILSSALEKLRFARSHMGFVVPNNNSNETIGIITIEDIIEEIIGEIYDEYDDDEEIYEISLAKSRVQSNLYVYDVFKQLDIDLTFLTEEEEELDLRSWLLKRTNKIRLTKNFRYNLEDEITFKVVEIIKGPQHYAIIEIHKL from the coding sequence ATGACTCTTCCTGTTAAAATTATCTTAATAGTTGTTTTAGTCTTGCTCTTTTTACTCAGTAGTATTTATAGTGGTAGTGAAACTGCATATTCAACTTTATCGCCTGCAAAACTACATGACATGCAAGAAAACAAAAGTCGTTTTGCGCATTTGATCGCAAAACAATCGAAAAGATACAATCAAATTTTAAGTACAATTTTAATCGGAAACAATTTAGTAAATGTATCTTCTGCAACTTTAATGAGCCTTTTATTAAACTATACAGCTCTTTCAGATACACAAGCTACAATAATTTCAACCGCGATTGTAACGCCACTTTTAGTCTTATTTGGAGAAATTGTACCTAAATTAGTTGCTAAATCATACCCAGTTGCCTTTTTAAAAACTTTCTGTATTTTTATCGAAATCAACTATTGATTATTTTTTGTTTTAACTTTCCCAATTTCAAAATTAAGCAGAAAAGTTTACGAAACCAATAGTGAAGAAGATATCAAAAGCTTTTTAAAAATCGCTCAAAACGAGGGTGTTTTAGAAACAAGTGAATCCATTTTGGCTCAAAATGCACTCAATTTAGATTCAACTAAAGTTATCTCTCATTATGTTAAATTAAAAGATGTTCAAACAATCGATTACAAAAGCACCGTGAAAGATGCATTACGAATCTTTAAAGAGACTAATTATTCGCGTCTACCTGTTATCAAAGAAGATACTTTAATTGGTGTTATTTTAATCAAAGATATCTTTGATGCTAATCATAAAGATCGAATCATTGACTATCTTAAAAATGTTCCTTTTATTTCTGCTAACTCAATTTTATCGAGCGCATTAGAAAAATTACGTTTTGCACGTTCTCACATGGGTTTTGTAGTTCCAAATAACAACTCTAACGAAACAATTGGTATTATTACAATTGAAGATATTATTGAAGAAATTATTGGTGAAATTTATGATGAATATGATGATGATGAAGAAATTTATGAAATTTCACTAGCTAAATCTAGAGTGCAATCTAATTTATATGTTTATGATGTCTTTAAACAATTAGATATTGACCTAACTTTCTTAACCGAAGAAGAAGAAGAGTTAGATCTAAGATCCTGACTTTTAAAACGTACTAATAAAATTCGTTTAACAAA
- a CDS encoding DnaB-like helicase C-terminal domain-containing protein, whose protein sequence is MSRNNHKFQNNRFDHIQPLSSSKYSDNELEKKILSIMIIDEEKQALGIDILTSEMFFILPNRQLFNLIKNLKQSSQINSTIWFTYTDIIEYYKKVEAKLEYNALTYEFINSIATTLADEENFYVYAEELNNLTRMRYLESFFVEYNKKIQNNDEANFNQIINDFNDFLAEKNQNKFSNSHFISTEEAALEYRDEIIKILRNETEQNVLQSHFYTLDKYIRGFKPGQFIILAARPGIGKTAFALNVAKNIALQHQKSKNNLVNTLNSQENKSENERPKNIAFISLEMPVSELIARTISSTVQIPLSFLQDPKRLFAQRDLQDKFDYFYNINIDSMNIYFDDLATSKISDIIRKIKTLVKQLDNQLDFIIIDYLQLISTDGNNGNRQNEVATISRALKILALELKIPIMALSQLSRTVETREDKRPQIHDLRESGAIEQDADIIIFLHRDNMPNTSSSEEDNNSQNNHSTWKAGVKTTITIAKNRNGQQGIGDLLYYGPTVTFFDRNLTRPDQIENKN, encoded by the coding sequence ATGTCAAGAAATAATCATAAATTTCAAAACAATCGTTTTGATCATATTCAACCTTTATCATCTTCTAAATATAGTGATAATGAACTAGAAAAAAAGATTTTATCAATAATGATAATTGACGAAGAAAAACAAGCGTTAGGGATCGATATTTTAACAAGTGAAATGTTTTTTATTTTACCTAATCGTCAGTTATTTAATTTAATTAAAAATCTCAAACAAAGCAGCCAAATTAATTCAACAATTTGATTTACTTATACTGATATTATTGAATATTATAAAAAAGTCGAAGCAAAATTAGAATATAATGCATTAACATATGAATTTATTAACTCAATTGCTACTACTTTAGCAGACGAAGAAAACTTTTACGTCTATGCAGAAGAGTTAAATAATTTAACAAGAATGAGATATTTAGAATCATTCTTTGTTGAATATAACAAAAAGATCCAAAATAATGATGAAGCTAATTTTAATCAAATTATCAATGATTTTAATGATTTTTTAGCTGAAAAAAATCAAAATAAATTTTCAAATAGTCACTTTATCTCAACTGAAGAAGCTGCTTTAGAATATCGTGATGAAATTATTAAAATTTTAAGAAACGAAACTGAACAAAACGTTCTCCAATCACACTTTTATACTCTTGATAAATATATTAGAGGTTTTAAACCGGGTCAATTTATTATTCTTGCTGCTCGGCCAGGAATTGGAAAAACAGCTTTTGCGCTCAATGTGGCCAAAAACATTGCTCTCCAACATCAAAAAAGCAAGAATAATTTAGTAAACACATTAAACTCACAGGAAAACAAAAGTGAAAATGAAAGACCTAAAAATATTGCATTTATTTCACTAGAAATGCCTGTCTCAGAACTTATTGCGAGAACCATTTCTTCAACTGTTCAAATTCCACTATCATTTTTACAAGACCCTAAAAGACTTTTTGCACAAAGAGACTTACAAGATAAATTTGATTATTTTTATAACATCAACATTGATTCAATGAACATTTACTTTGATGATCTTGCAACAAGTAAAATTAGCGATATCATTCGAAAAATTAAAACACTTGTTAAACAATTAGATAATCAACTAGATTTTATCATTATTGATTATCTCCAATTAATTTCTACCGATGGTAATAATGGTAATCGTCAAAATGAAGTTGCAACAATTTCGCGTGCACTTAAAATATTAGCTCTCGAATTAAAAATTCCAATCATGGCTTTATCTCAACTTTCTAGAACTGTTGAAACTAGAGAAGATAAACGGCCACAAATTCACGATTTAAGAGAAAGTGGTGCGATTGAGCAAGATGCCGACATTATTATTTTCTTGCATCGCGACAATATGCCTAACACATCTAGTTCTGAAGAGGATAATAATTCCCAAAATAATCACTCAACATGAAAAGCGGGCGTTAAAACTACAATTACAATTGCTAAAAACAGAAATGGCCAACAAGGAATTGGTGATTTGCTTTATTATGGGCCAACTGTAACGTTTTTTGATCGTAATTTAACTCGCCCAGACCAAATTGAAAATAAAAATTAA
- the rplI gene encoding 50S ribosomal protein L9 translates to MKVILLKDCKDGKANTIIEVSNGYGTNFLVKKGFGVPYNPQTAKMLERKLDQLTADEHEKRTNFLKLKEELEQVKLKFELNANIDANHNLNVHGSISTKEVDKKLKELGFKIDKHALSKIHLVSEGNHEVIATLYKDIKAIIRIEIKVNVKK, encoded by the coding sequence ATGAAAGTAATTTTATTAAAAGACTGTAAAGATGGAAAAGCAAATACAATTATTGAAGTTTCAAATGGATACGGAACTAACTTTTTAGTAAAAAAAGGTTTTGGTGTTCCTTATAATCCACAAACTGCTAAAATGCTTGAAAGAAAATTAGATCAACTTACAGCAGACGAACACGAAAAAAGAACTAATTTCTTAAAACTAAAAGAAGAATTAGAACAAGTTAAATTAAAATTCGAATTAAATGCCAATATTGATGCAAATCACAATCTTAATGTTCATGGTTCAATTTCAACTAAAGAAGTTGATAAAAAACTTAAAGAACTTGGTTTCAAAATTGACAAACATGCTTTAAGTAAAATTCATTTAGTTTCAGAAGGCAATCACGAAGTTATAGCTACTTTATACAAAGATATAAAAGCTATTATACGTATTGAAATCAAAGTAAATGTCAAGAAATAA
- a CDS encoding GGDEF domain-containing protein: protein MIKKQKNLIFLLGIISCLIIMIVFIVALIKSDKSTWASLFFAVGIITILIFTSILLYFAIYNFTKSRELIKKSFNNFIEEIMTNNNIGIIVYNLDQKIIWSSNFIKNEFSSEFIGNTVEEFFDKLSYKLTNDWKVLKNKIEFANNGNFYEAQFWPISNTIVIRDISTEQLFKREAWEQSPVIGEIEIDNFQLFQSILSEEQIFTINKIVVDVLKEYVSKYNFVYRQYTNGKFVVFTNENSLQQMIKEEFNGLMDISKRIKNENIDKLSLSVGFAHGWSSFKEKIEQAKKALVQAQNRGGDQVTIFSNIEPPIYFGSNSEILSDNSRTEIKQIAYEFEKALLNKEIKNVIVYGHALADLDALGACMGIYETAKAYGKNSYIGSNTFDFTTEKVVKQLTEKDKDKFSSMFIKNNLQAKKITNSNTIVVIVDTSDPERTDNPESIINANRENIFVFDHHRISKAVDYCSRKNVYINTSASSASEIVAELISFLDYKVDLSTSTAQVLLSGIYLDTTIFTKAITPRTFQAAAWLESKGANGIKSSQMLKIDEETNKQINEIIANVAEIKKGYYLAYTDQECSNDVISIAANEILKIEGRLASFVVAKLKGTKYYKLSARGIETNVQIICEAVGGGGHFSTAAATSGEDLETFIDNIKHAITTIGRNK, encoded by the coding sequence ATGATTAAAAAACAAAAAAATTTAATTTTCTTGCTTGGAATAATTTCTTGTTTAATAATAATGATCGTCTTTATAGTAGCTCTTATCAAAAGTGATAAAAGCACATGAGCATCACTATTTTTTGCTGTAGGTATTATTACAATTTTAATTTTTACTTCAATATTACTTTATTTTGCTATTTATAACTTTACCAAATCTAGAGAACTTATTAAAAAGTCCTTCAATAACTTTATTGAAGAAATAATGACTAATAATAATATTGGAATAATTGTTTATAACCTTGATCAAAAAATTATTTGATCAAGCAATTTTATTAAAAATGAATTTTCAAGTGAATTTATTGGTAATACAGTTGAAGAGTTTTTTGATAAATTGAGTTATAAACTAACAAATGATTGAAAAGTTCTTAAAAACAAAATCGAATTCGCTAATAACGGAAATTTTTACGAAGCACAGTTTTGACCAATTTCAAACACAATAGTTATTAGAGATATTTCAACAGAACAGTTATTCAAAAGAGAAGCTTGAGAACAAAGTCCAGTCATTGGGGAAATTGAAATTGATAACTTTCAACTTTTCCAATCAATTTTATCCGAAGAACAAATTTTCACAATCAATAAAATAGTTGTTGATGTTCTAAAAGAATATGTAAGTAAATATAACTTTGTTTATCGTCAATATACCAATGGAAAATTCGTTGTCTTTACAAACGAAAATTCACTTCAACAGATGATAAAAGAAGAATTCAATGGACTAATGGACATTAGCAAAAGAATCAAAAATGAAAATATTGACAAATTATCATTAAGTGTCGGTTTTGCTCATGGTTGGTCTTCATTCAAGGAAAAAATTGAGCAAGCTAAAAAAGCATTAGTACAAGCTCAAAACCGTGGTGGAGATCAAGTTACTATCTTTTCGAATATTGAACCACCAATTTATTTTGGTTCAAACTCAGAAATTCTTTCAGATAATAGTAGAACAGAAATTAAACAAATTGCTTATGAGTTTGAAAAAGCTCTACTCAATAAAGAAATTAAAAACGTTATTGTTTATGGACATGCATTAGCTGATTTAGATGCTCTTGGTGCTTGCATGGGAATTTATGAAACCGCCAAAGCATATGGTAAAAACTCATACATCGGTTCAAATACGTTTGATTTTACAACAGAAAAAGTTGTAAAACAGCTAACTGAAAAAGATAAAGATAAATTCTCGAGCATGTTTATCAAAAATAATTTACAAGCCAAAAAAATTACAAACAGCAATACAATAGTTGTTATTGTTGATACTTCAGATCCTGAAAGAACTGATAATCCTGAATCAATTATTAATGCTAATAGGGAAAATATTTTTGTCTTTGATCACCACAGAATTTCAAAAGCTGTTGATTATTGTTCAAGAAAAAATGTTTATATCAATACAAGTGCAAGTAGTGCAAGTGAAATAGTTGCTGAATTAATTTCATTTTTAGATTATAAAGTTGATTTAAGCACAAGTACAGCTCAAGTTCTCTTAAGTGGTATTTATTTAGATACAACTATTTTTACAAAAGCAATTACACCAAGAACCTTCCAAGCTGCTGCTTGATTAGAATCAAAAGGAGCAAACGGAATCAAAAGTTCGCAAATGTTAAAAATTGACGAAGAGACCAACAAACAAATTAATGAAATCATAGCTAATGTTGCCGAAATTAAAAAAGGTTACTATCTTGCGTATACAGATCAAGAATGTAGTAATGATGTTATTTCAATAGCTGCAAATGAAATTTTAAAAATCGAAGGAAGATTAGCTAGTTTTGTTGTAGCAAAATTAAAAGGTACTAAATATTACAAATTAAGTGCTAGAGGAATCGAAACTAATGTTCAAATTATCTGTGAAGCAGTTGGAGGTGGTGGACACTTTAGTACTGCAGCAGCAACAAGCGGCGAAGATTTAGAAACATTTATCGACAATATAAAACATGCAATTACAACAATAGGGAGAAATAAATAA
- a CDS encoding ZIP family metal transporter: MNFLSQWISQLTVALNNNYNLAKFLVALFFVLALLLIPVGISFLFPLFKSKLNHKTKVYLYAFSTGFFIILATFGFLREAIEQTSLQSHNLESDWQKYGYNILVVVLGLLGGLTFSFVLKFVITYRINQQLLKNKKLSIFVHDHSAEHGSHHVHQHEDHIFTQEDSISLAEEALSQKISGKLKIIALALLLTHRIPEGFLIGYNLSLPIDYLANGGNGAIPTNNLTLAYFVSLILHMIPEELVFYYRLRDAGYGRWTSLLISTIMDFLFFPFMLIGIYTGSAVATNGYAQGAFMAIIGGIFLFTSLVEFFPEFYHVEMNKKRWFITLISLFAGVLFAVFILSFHAHNH; the protein is encoded by the coding sequence ATGAATTTTTTATCACAATGAATTAGTCAACTTACGGTTGCACTAAACAATAATTATAATTTAGCTAAATTTTTAGTTGCTTTATTTTTTGTGCTTGCTTTGCTTTTAATTCCTGTTGGAATTTCATTCCTTTTCCCTTTATTTAAAAGTAAATTAAACCACAAAACAAAAGTTTATTTATATGCCTTTTCAACCGGTTTCTTTATAATTTTGGCTACTTTCGGATTTTTAAGAGAAGCGATTGAACAAACTTCATTACAATCTCACAATCTAGAAAGTGATTGACAAAAATATGGTTACAACATCTTGGTAGTTGTTCTTGGATTACTTGGTGGATTAACATTTTCATTTGTTCTAAAATTTGTTATTACATACAGAATTAATCAACAACTTTTAAAAAATAAAAAATTGAGCATTTTTGTTCACGATCATTCTGCAGAACATGGATCTCACCACGTACACCAGCACGAAGATCATATCTTTACACAAGAAGATTCAATTTCGTTAGCCGAAGAAGCTTTAAGTCAAAAAATAAGTGGAAAATTAAAAATAATTGCTCTCGCCTTGCTTCTTACTCATCGTATTCCGGAAGGATTTTTAATTGGTTATAATTTAAGCTTACCAATTGATTATCTTGCTAACGGAGGAAATGGAGCGATACCAACTAATAACTTAACATTAGCTTACTTTGTTTCTCTTATTTTACACATGATACCAGAAGAACTTGTTTTCTATTATCGCTTAAGAGATGCAGGATACGGACGTTGAACTTCACTGCTTATTTCTACAATAATGGACTTTTTATTCTTCCCTTTTATGCTTATCGGAATATACACAGGTTCAGCAGTTGCAACAAACGGATATGCTCAAGGTGCATTTATGGCAATTATTGGTGGAATTTTTCTTTTCACTTCACTTGTTGAATTTTTCCCAGAATTCTATCATGTTGAAATGAATAAAAAAAGATGATTTATTACTCTTATTTCTCTTTTTGCAGGAGTTTTATTTGCAGTTTTCATCTTATCATTTCATGCACATAATCATTAA
- a CDS encoding YebC/PmpR family DNA-binding transcriptional regulator gives MAGHSHAANIAHRKGAQDAARGKIFQKLSKEIYVAAQKGPDPETNPALKLAISKAKSKNMPKDNIERAIAKAKGDKNASAFTETIFNATVTGGATFIVVTLSDNINRVTSNVQSYFRKQNATLGKTNQIPFAFDKKGIIEIDKSLVSEEDLMMIALENGAENIENEENSYVVLSLPENFTELKNALEQDLNIENFIQCEVTYLPNMYVEYDAEKETKLLDFIEKLKEDDDVQDVYHNIDIKTTQE, from the coding sequence ATGGCAGGACACTCACACGCCGCTAATATTGCTCACCGTAAGGGAGCGCAAGATGCTGCAAGAGGAAAAATTTTCCAAAAACTTTCAAAAGAAATTTATGTAGCAGCGCAAAAAGGACCAGATCCTGAAACAAACCCAGCTTTAAAATTAGCTATTTCAAAAGCTAAATCAAAAAACATGCCTAAAGATAACATTGAAAGAGCAATTGCTAAAGCTAAAGGTGACAAAAACGCAAGCGCTTTCACTGAAACTATTTTTAACGCTACCGTTACAGGTGGAGCAACATTTATCGTTGTTACACTCAGTGATAACATCAACAGAGTTACCTCAAATGTACAATCATATTTTAGAAAACAAAATGCAACATTAGGTAAAACCAACCAAATTCCATTTGCTTTCGATAAAAAAGGTATTATCGAAATTGATAAATCATTAGTTTCAGAAGAAGATCTTATGATGATAGCTTTAGAAAATGGAGCCGAAAACATTGAAAACGAAGAAAATTCATATGTTGTATTAAGCTTACCAGAAAACTTTACAGAACTTAAAAACGCACTTGAACAAGATTTAAATATCGAAAACTTTATTCAGTGTGAAGTAACATATTTACCAAATATGTATGTTGAATATGATGCTGAAAAAGAAACCAAACTTTTAGATTTTATTGAAAAACTTAAAGAAGATGACGATGTTCAAGATGTTTACCACAACATCGATATTAAAACTACACAAGAATAA
- the nadE gene encoding NAD(+) synthase, which produces MSKITQYLENKPVYSKEIALKYIEKVENFLKEKVEAANAKNLIVGISGGIDSALVYAIAKRVFPNNTIAVVMPIISMTESDLSHISELEKAFNDSFKRVDLTNTFLSISETLNLNNDLAIANIKPRLRMTTLYAIAQENSGLVLGTDNADEVYIGYFTKFGDGGADLLPICNFTKGEVKFLASLLNVPSSIIDKKPSAGLWEGQTDENELGFTYDDLDFYLNNRLTNPKLVSQKLSEETISKIEYKHKTTQHKRDNIYKPENIE; this is translated from the coding sequence ATGAGTAAAATAACTCAATATTTAGAAAATAAACCTGTTTATAGCAAAGAAATAGCTTTAAAATATATCGAAAAAGTAGAAAATTTCTTAAAAGAAAAAGTAGAAGCTGCAAATGCAAAAAATTTAATTGTAGGAATTAGTGGAGGAATTGATTCAGCTCTTGTTTATGCTATTGCTAAAAGAGTATTTCCTAATAATACAATCGCAGTTGTAATGCCAATCATTTCAATGACTGAAAGTGATTTATCACATATTAGCGAACTTGAAAAGGCATTTAACGATTCATTTAAAAGAGTTGATTTAACAAATACTTTTTTAAGTATTTCAGAAACTTTGAATCTTAATAATGATTTAGCAATTGCTAATATTAAACCAAGATTAAGAATGACTACACTTTATGCAATTGCACAAGAAAATAGTGGACTTGTTTTAGGAACCGATAACGCAGATGAAGTTTACATTGGTTACTTCACTAAATTTGGAGACGGAGGAGCAGATCTTCTGCCTATTTGTAACTTTACTAAAGGTGAAGTAAAGTTCCTAGCTTCACTTTTAAATGTTCCTAGCTCAATTATCGATAAAAAACCTTCAGCTGGTCTTTGAGAAGGTCAAACAGATGAAAACGAACTTGGTTTTACCTATGATGATTTAGATTTTTATTTAAACAATCGTTTAACAAATCCAAAGTTAGTTTCACAAAAATTATCAGAAGAAACTATTTCAAAAATTGAATATAAACATAAAACAACACAACATAAGCGTGATAACATTTATAAACCAGAAAACATAGAATAA